One region of Ahniella affigens genomic DNA includes:
- the thiE gene encoding thiamine phosphate synthase codes for MFVPIVKGLYLLTEDGADDARLGVVTEAALAAGVKWLQYRDKSRDVGKRLRQAEALAARCRYWGAGLIINDDVDLALAVQAAGVHLGEHDGGLRDARDRLGPNAILGASCYNDLDRARAAAANGASYLAFGAVFASATKPLARHCPLSVLREARQFGLPVVAIGGITTDRAREVYDAGADAIAVLGEVWRDTEVGATVKTFLAQEPSR; via the coding sequence ATGTTTGTGCCAATTGTGAAAGGTTTGTATCTGCTGACTGAGGACGGCGCCGACGACGCGCGCCTTGGCGTGGTCACCGAAGCCGCCCTGGCCGCCGGTGTTAAATGGCTGCAATACCGCGACAAATCAAGGGATGTGGGGAAACGCCTGCGTCAGGCTGAGGCGCTCGCCGCCCGTTGCCGGTATTGGGGTGCCGGGCTGATCATCAATGACGATGTCGACCTGGCGCTGGCGGTGCAGGCGGCCGGGGTCCACCTTGGTGAGCATGACGGCGGCCTACGGGACGCCCGTGACCGGCTCGGGCCAAACGCCATCCTGGGGGCCTCCTGTTACAACGATCTGGACCGCGCCCGCGCGGCCGCGGCGAATGGCGCCTCGTACCTGGCCTTCGGCGCGGTGTTTGCGTCGGCCACCAAGCCTCTCGCCCGGCATTGTCCTCTCAGTGTGCTTCGGGAAGCCCGGCAGTTTGGGCTGCCTGTGGTCGCGATCGGAGGCATCACTACTGATCGGGCGCGCGAGGTTTATGACGCGGGGGCCGATGCCATCGCGGTGCTCGGCGAGGTCTGGCGGGACACGGAGGTTGGGGCCACTGTTAAGACGTTTCTGGCTCAGGAGCCCTCACGATGA
- a CDS encoding rubredoxin has translation MPVSNQNPFRTFVCVVCGFVYDEAKGLPEDGIAPGTRFEDIPDTWSCPDCGVSKADFELVAA, from the coding sequence ATGCCCGTGTCGAATCAGAATCCTTTCCGAACCTTCGTCTGTGTCGTTTGCGGATTCGTCTATGACGAAGCCAAAGGACTGCCCGAAGACGGGATCGCCCCCGGCACGCGCTTTGAAGACATTCCGGACACCTGGTCGTGCCCAGATTGCGGCGTCAGCAAGGCGGATTTCGAACTGGTCGCTGCATGA
- a CDS encoding DUF6776 family protein, whose translation MSEFIGPNDQPARLFVRSEQRGRFRLPIWFWLLVAVGLLVATWYFSANNAAPQLAALQKELSDAKKTIRKLNTRLEKTEQQLSISQRGDQVSSAANDTLKDTLREREEEVAALQADLAFFQRLVGGRQPKQGLRVQSLVLRPIEHSRGFAFRSTLTQTLRRGETTRGHMTLKIEGVSDNKVVNFELAQLPAHSPEGETLPFTFKYFETIDGSVVLPDGFSPSRVFVSAQSEQGERSEESYSWQQALAAGEPEHVWQ comes from the coding sequence ATGAGCGAATTCATCGGCCCGAATGATCAGCCGGCCAGACTGTTCGTCCGCTCCGAACAGCGCGGCCGATTTCGATTGCCGATCTGGTTCTGGCTGTTGGTTGCGGTGGGCCTGTTGGTGGCCACTTGGTATTTCTCGGCCAATAACGCAGCACCCCAGCTGGCGGCGCTGCAGAAAGAGCTGAGCGACGCCAAGAAGACCATCCGTAAACTGAACACCCGGCTGGAAAAGACCGAGCAGCAGCTATCGATCTCGCAGCGCGGCGATCAGGTGTCTTCGGCCGCCAACGACACGTTGAAGGACACCCTTCGCGAACGCGAGGAAGAGGTCGCCGCATTGCAGGCCGACCTCGCCTTCTTTCAGCGTCTCGTCGGCGGGCGCCAGCCCAAGCAAGGTCTGCGTGTCCAAAGCCTGGTGCTGCGGCCGATCGAGCACTCCCGCGGCTTTGCGTTTCGGTCGACCCTGACGCAAACCCTACGCCGTGGCGAAACCACCCGCGGCCATATGACACTCAAGATCGAGGGCGTGTCGGACAACAAGGTGGTGAACTTCGAGCTCGCCCAGCTGCCGGCGCACAGCCCAGAAGGCGAAACCTTGCCGTTTACGTTCAAGTATTTCGAAACGATCGATGGCAGCGTCGTGCTGCCCGATGGTTTCAGTCCCAGTCGCGTCTTTGTGAGCGCCCAGTCCGAACAGGGCGAACGCTCGGAAGAATCCTACAGTTGGCAACAAGCCCTGGCCGCCGGAGAGCCCGAACATGTTTGGCAGTGA
- a CDS encoding bactofilin family protein: protein MFGSDKKSSPLLAPGTVTLISKQTSFTGDLHFDPGCVQISIEGSVTGTIRAEPECKTELTIMGAAIIRGEVRAPKISIDAVVEGDVICSEHLRLYSKARVNGNVYYKILEMAAGAQINGQIRRIDEGGAIIDAKPISSTVQSAPPVIAKDAVSIGHDTTGESKLTAKVEPGKESNVEAVLTLTPTPAKEHRHKREK from the coding sequence ATGTTTGGCAGTGACAAGAAGTCGTCCCCGTTGTTGGCACCTGGCACCGTCACCCTGATCTCGAAGCAGACGAGCTTTACCGGCGACCTGCATTTTGACCCGGGCTGCGTGCAGATCTCGATTGAAGGCAGCGTGACCGGCACGATCCGCGCCGAGCCGGAATGCAAGACCGAATTGACCATCATGGGCGCCGCGATCATCAGGGGCGAGGTGCGTGCACCCAAGATCAGCATTGACGCCGTCGTCGAGGGCGATGTCATTTGCAGCGAACATCTGCGGCTCTACTCCAAGGCGCGGGTCAACGGCAACGTCTACTACAAGATTCTGGAGATGGCCGCCGGCGCGCAGATCAATGGCCAGATTCGCCGAATCGATGAAGGTGGCGCCATCATTGACGCCAAGCCGATCAGCTCGACCGTACAATCGGCGCCGCCGGTGATCGCCAAGGACGCCGTCAGCATTGGCCATGACACGACGGGCGAATCGAAGCTCACGGCGAAAGTGGAACCGGGCAAGGAGTCCAATGTCGAAGCTGTTCTGACGTTGACACCGACCCCTGCCAAAGAGCATCGGCACAAGCGCGAGAAATGA
- the erpA gene encoding iron-sulfur cluster insertion protein ErpA → MSTETIAPSYQDQDAALNFTSAAAKKVRELIEEEKNPALKLRVYIQGGGCSGFQYGFAFEEDQAEDDLSVVTDGVVLLVDPLSLQYLMGADIDYTENLSGAQFVIRNPNAKTTCGCGSSFSA, encoded by the coding sequence ATGAGCACCGAAACCATTGCTCCCAGCTATCAGGATCAGGACGCCGCGCTGAATTTCACGTCCGCGGCCGCGAAGAAAGTCCGTGAGTTGATCGAAGAGGAGAAAAACCCGGCGCTCAAGCTTCGGGTCTACATCCAAGGCGGCGGTTGCTCCGGATTTCAATACGGCTTCGCGTTTGAAGAGGATCAGGCGGAGGATGACTTGAGCGTGGTCACCGATGGCGTGGTGCTACTGGTCGATCCGCTCAGCCTGCAATACCTGATGGGTGCCGATATCGACTACACCGAAAACCTCAGCGGGGCGCAGTTCGTCATAAGAAATCCGAACGCCAAGACCACGTGTGGTTGCGGCTCGTCCTTCTCGGCCTGA
- the nudC gene encoding NAD(+) diphosphatase, protein MSRYAFAEFELDRAAHWRQDASGLMGLFESREARSVLLTENGRVLIAKQEPRLLALPLSLLRDHFAFEQFSFLGLDREQAPWFALQLSADLELLWQSQLEAEAADLRAAAALLPAPQAGTAAYARALLHWQKHTRFCARCGAKTLLSGSGHRALCTDPSCAAEWFPRTDAAIITIVHDGSRCLLGRQPSWPEKRFSTLAGFLEPGESLEQAVAREVFEEVGVVVDRSHYFASQPWPFPASIMVGFIAEASHQPIRLSDEIVEAGWFSAEELEQHVAAGTMLLSPKLSISRALIEHWCAEQLGRPARLSAP, encoded by the coding sequence ATGAGTCGCTACGCCTTTGCCGAATTCGAACTGGATCGGGCCGCACATTGGCGTCAGGACGCCAGCGGGCTCATGGGTCTATTCGAGTCTCGCGAAGCGCGCAGTGTGCTGTTGACCGAGAATGGCCGCGTGTTGATCGCGAAGCAGGAGCCGCGCTTGCTGGCGCTGCCGCTGTCTTTGCTGCGCGATCACTTTGCGTTCGAGCAATTTAGTTTTCTGGGTCTGGATCGTGAGCAGGCGCCCTGGTTCGCGCTGCAACTGAGTGCCGATCTGGAGCTGCTTTGGCAGTCGCAGCTGGAGGCCGAAGCCGCCGACTTGCGCGCTGCGGCGGCGCTGCTGCCCGCACCTCAGGCTGGCACAGCGGCCTATGCCCGCGCGCTGTTGCATTGGCAGAAGCACACCCGCTTTTGCGCACGCTGCGGCGCCAAGACGCTGCTCAGCGGATCTGGCCACCGCGCCCTGTGCACCGACCCATCCTGCGCCGCCGAATGGTTTCCGCGCACCGATGCGGCCATCATCACCATCGTGCACGATGGCAGCCGATGTCTGTTGGGGCGTCAGCCCAGCTGGCCCGAAAAGCGGTTCTCGACGTTGGCCGGGTTTCTGGAACCGGGCGAATCGCTAGAGCAAGCCGTCGCCCGCGAAGTGTTTGAGGAAGTGGGCGTGGTGGTGGATCGAAGCCACTATTTCGCGTCCCAGCCCTGGCCGTTTCCGGCATCGATCATGGTGGGCTTCATCGCCGAAGCGAGTCATCAACCGATCCGACTGTCCGATGAAATCGTCGAAGCTGGCTGGTTCAGCGCTGAAGAACTCGAGCAACACGTTGCGGCGGGCACGATGCTGCTGTCGCCGAAACTGTCCATTTCGCGTGCGCTGATAGAGCATTGGTGCGCCGAGCAGCTCGGCCGGCCGGCGCGCCTGTCAGCGCCTTAA
- a CDS encoding YceH family protein, translating into MSTEIASLSAIDARVLGCLIEKQAATPDQYPLTVNSLVLACNQKTSREPIMNLEPGAVLHCLRDLEHRELVARAFGGRVERFEHRFDKAYKVTLRQQALLALLMLRGPQTLNELFTRSDRLSDFAGPEDVRHTLDRLAEHEPSLVQNIGRGNGQREDRYAHLLSGSVDVLSAPSDPDQEFVGANSGGGTSLRDEVAALKERVATLEAALADIKSSLGI; encoded by the coding sequence ATGTCCACTGAAATTGCCAGCTTGTCCGCCATCGACGCCCGCGTGCTCGGTTGCCTCATTGAAAAGCAGGCCGCCACCCCCGACCAGTACCCGCTGACGGTCAATTCTCTGGTGCTGGCCTGCAATCAGAAGACGAGCCGGGAACCCATCATGAATCTGGAACCCGGCGCGGTGCTGCACTGCCTCAGGGACCTGGAGCACCGTGAGCTGGTCGCGCGCGCATTTGGCGGGCGGGTCGAACGCTTTGAGCATCGCTTCGACAAGGCCTACAAGGTCACCCTGCGCCAGCAGGCCTTGCTCGCGCTCCTGATGCTGCGCGGCCCGCAGACCTTGAATGAGCTCTTCACACGCTCAGACCGCTTGTCTGATTTCGCTGGACCCGAAGATGTCCGACACACCCTGGACCGTCTTGCCGAACACGAGCCGTCATTGGTGCAGAACATTGGCCGCGGCAATGGTCAGCGGGAAGACCGCTACGCGCATCTGTTGTCGGGTTCGGTGGACGTGCTGAGTGCGCCGTCGGATCCGGATCAAGAATTTGTTGGCGCGAACTCTGGCGGTGGTACGTCACTCCGGGACGAGGTGGCCGCGCTGAAGGAACGCGTCGCGACGCTGGAAGCCGCACTCGCCGACATCAAGAGCAGCCTGGGTATTTGA
- a CDS encoding YqgE/AlgH family protein, translating to MTEATYLTNHFLIAMPALDDPNFARSVTLICQHNDEGAMGITLSRKANLTMGDILDQMKVQGGTDQVRAVEVLLGGPVQTERGFVLHSGGHSYESTFKVSDDIAITTSRDILKDLSEGQGPDAIAVALGYAGWGKGQLEQEVRDNAWFAVPAEHMAGTIVFDTPVDLRWQEAARLGGINLSKLSGLVGRA from the coding sequence ATGACCGAAGCCACCTATCTGACCAATCATTTTCTGATCGCCATGCCCGCCTTGGACGATCCGAACTTCGCGCGCTCGGTCACGCTGATCTGTCAGCACAACGACGAAGGTGCAATGGGCATCACGTTGTCGCGCAAGGCCAATCTGACGATGGGCGACATTCTCGATCAGATGAAAGTGCAGGGTGGCACCGACCAAGTGCGCGCGGTCGAAGTGCTGTTGGGCGGCCCGGTGCAGACCGAACGTGGCTTTGTGCTGCACTCCGGTGGACACAGTTATGAGTCCACGTTCAAGGTGTCCGACGACATTGCGATCACCACGTCCCGCGACATTCTGAAAGACCTGAGCGAAGGCCAAGGTCCCGATGCGATCGCGGTCGCGCTCGGCTATGCCGGCTGGGGCAAGGGTCAGTTGGAGCAGGAAGTCCGCGACAACGCCTGGTTTGCGGTTCCGGCGGAGCACATGGCCGGCACGATCGTCTTCGATACGCCGGTCGACTTGCGTTGGCAGGAGGCCGCGCGCCTTGGCGGCATCAATCTGAGCAAGCTCTCCGGCCTCGTGGGTCGGGCCTGA
- the ruvX gene encoding Holliday junction resolvase RuvX — protein sequence MTLNGVAFGFDYGGRRIGVAVGQSITGTASALAVISNSPQGPNWAELDKLVREWRPAALVIGLPVTVDGYDQAVTTASRAFADTLAARYQLPIHLQDERYSSRESEAQFKQLRQGGLARKKDAAMLDAAAAKRILERWLQGV from the coding sequence ATGACGCTGAACGGCGTGGCGTTTGGTTTTGACTACGGCGGCCGCCGTATTGGTGTGGCCGTGGGGCAATCGATCACCGGCACCGCATCCGCGCTCGCGGTGATCAGTAACAGTCCGCAAGGCCCAAACTGGGCCGAACTCGACAAACTCGTCCGCGAATGGCGGCCGGCCGCCTTGGTGATCGGTTTGCCCGTGACGGTGGACGGCTATGACCAAGCTGTAACCACCGCGAGCCGCGCATTTGCCGACACCCTTGCCGCGCGCTACCAGCTACCGATTCACCTCCAGGACGAGCGCTATTCATCCCGCGAGTCGGAGGCCCAGTTCAAACAACTCCGGCAGGGTGGGTTGGCTCGGAAAAAAGACGCTGCGATGCTCGATGCGGCCGCCGCAAAGCGGATTCTGGAGCGGTGGTTGCAGGGCGTCTGA
- a CDS encoding DEAD/DEAH box helicase yields MAVLHPIRTLSAKRLQPLTAEAPPDLSAAIARLKRRAGDRIAAHWQIPAVPARYAAMPGLHPGLVGALKQRGIDELYSHQREAFDAVKAGEHVVVLTPTASGKTLCYNLPVIDAVLNRRCKALYLFPTKALAQDQVSELLELNKAGDLKVKAFTFDGDTPSDARKAVRTEADIVVSNPDMLHQAILPHHTKWAQFFENLQYIVIDEVHTYRGVFGAHVANLLRRLQRVLAFYGAKPQFILCSATIANPKQHAEALIGAPVQAITESGAPRGARQVLFWNPPVINPDLGIRAPAQSESQTIAKQLIESGFKTLVFANSRLLVEVITKYLKDEFDHDPRRKPRIRAYRGGYLPTERREIERAMRAGEIDGLVSTSALELGVDIGALDATVLNAYPGSIAASWQRIGRAGRRQQESLAVLVAGSEALDQYLMRKPEYFQNASPEQARIAPNQALILLDHIRCAAFELPFQQGDRFGDQDTGPYLQVLSECGVLHQEGQQYHWINEDYPAQAVNLRAVADGNFVVVDITDGRQLIIAEVDFTGAAMTLYEGAIYMVQSEPFQVERLDWAGRKAFVRRTTVDYYTDAIDYSKLKVLDVFADKAAGQGRCAQGEVHVIRRVTGYKKIRYYTHENIGYGPINLPDQEMHTSAVWWRLPAALLQSVFRSREQALDGFLSAAFAARIVATFRLMAESRDLARAVGHKDGASASGLHLKLDANDEQFAPTLYLYDNYVGGIGLTEPLYDLAASVIQETRSMIQACACPSGCPACVGPVASVSEQQTPTRKDLALTVLRLLQDAA; encoded by the coding sequence ATGGCAGTTCTGCACCCGATTCGCACCCTGTCTGCCAAGCGCTTGCAGCCGTTGACGGCGGAAGCGCCGCCGGATTTATCGGCGGCCATCGCGCGGCTGAAGCGCCGTGCCGGCGATCGGATCGCTGCGCATTGGCAGATTCCGGCGGTGCCGGCGCGGTATGCGGCAATGCCGGGCTTGCACCCGGGATTGGTCGGGGCATTGAAACAGCGCGGCATCGACGAACTCTATTCGCACCAGCGCGAGGCGTTTGATGCGGTCAAGGCTGGCGAGCACGTCGTGGTGCTGACGCCAACCGCCTCGGGCAAGACGCTGTGCTACAACCTGCCCGTCATTGATGCGGTGCTGAATCGCCGGTGCAAGGCGCTGTATCTGTTTCCGACCAAGGCACTGGCGCAGGATCAGGTGTCGGAACTCCTGGAGCTCAACAAAGCGGGCGATCTGAAGGTCAAAGCGTTCACGTTTGATGGCGACACGCCGTCGGATGCGCGGAAGGCGGTGCGTACGGAGGCCGACATCGTCGTCAGCAACCCGGACATGCTGCACCAGGCGATCCTGCCGCATCACACGAAGTGGGCGCAGTTCTTCGAGAACCTGCAATACATCGTGATCGACGAGGTGCACACGTATCGCGGCGTGTTCGGTGCGCATGTCGCGAACCTGCTCCGGCGCTTGCAGCGTGTGCTCGCGTTCTATGGCGCCAAGCCGCAATTCATTCTGTGCTCGGCCACGATTGCGAATCCAAAGCAGCATGCCGAGGCGTTGATTGGCGCGCCGGTGCAAGCCATTACCGAGTCCGGCGCGCCACGAGGCGCGCGCCAAGTGCTGTTCTGGAACCCGCCGGTCATCAATCCGGATCTCGGGATTCGCGCGCCCGCACAGTCCGAATCACAGACCATCGCGAAGCAGCTGATCGAGTCCGGCTTCAAAACGCTGGTGTTCGCGAACTCGCGTCTGCTTGTTGAAGTCATCACCAAATACCTGAAAGACGAGTTCGATCACGATCCGCGCCGCAAGCCACGCATCCGCGCTTATCGCGGCGGGTATCTGCCCACCGAACGGCGGGAGATCGAACGGGCGATGCGGGCGGGCGAGATCGACGGTTTGGTGTCGACGTCAGCGCTGGAACTCGGTGTCGATATCGGGGCGCTGGACGCTACGGTGTTGAATGCCTACCCGGGCTCGATCGCCGCAAGTTGGCAGCGTATTGGCCGCGCCGGTCGCCGACAGCAGGAATCGTTGGCAGTGCTGGTTGCGGGCAGCGAGGCGTTGGATCAGTATCTGATGCGCAAGCCCGAGTACTTTCAAAACGCGAGCCCCGAGCAAGCGCGCATCGCGCCGAACCAAGCCTTGATCCTGCTCGATCATATTCGTTGTGCGGCATTCGAGCTGCCGTTTCAGCAGGGCGATCGATTCGGTGATCAGGACACCGGGCCCTATTTGCAGGTGTTGTCTGAATGCGGGGTGCTGCATCAGGAGGGCCAGCAGTATCACTGGATCAACGAAGACTATCCCGCCCAGGCGGTCAACCTGCGTGCGGTGGCCGACGGCAATTTCGTCGTCGTGGACATCACCGACGGTCGGCAATTGATCATTGCCGAAGTGGATTTCACTGGCGCCGCGATGACCTTGTATGAAGGCGCAATCTACATGGTGCAGTCGGAGCCGTTTCAAGTCGAGCGCCTGGATTGGGCGGGGCGCAAGGCGTTCGTCCGGCGCACGACCGTCGATTACTACACGGATGCAATCGACTACAGCAAGCTCAAAGTGCTGGATGTGTTTGCCGACAAAGCCGCGGGGCAAGGTCGCTGCGCGCAGGGCGAGGTGCACGTGATCCGCCGCGTGACCGGCTACAAGAAGATCCGTTACTACACGCACGAAAACATCGGCTACGGGCCCATCAATCTGCCCGACCAGGAGATGCACACCTCCGCCGTGTGGTGGCGTTTGCCCGCCGCCTTGCTGCAGTCGGTGTTCCGCTCGCGCGAGCAAGCCCTGGATGGTTTTCTAAGTGCGGCGTTTGCGGCCCGGATTGTCGCGACGTTTCGCCTGATGGCCGAATCGCGCGACTTGGCCCGGGCCGTTGGCCACAAGGATGGTGCCTCGGCGTCGGGACTGCATTTGAAGCTCGACGCGAACGACGAGCAGTTCGCACCGACGCTGTACCTGTACGACAACTACGTAGGTGGTATTGGTCTGACTGAGCCGCTCTACGATCTCGCGGCCAGCGTGATTCAGGAAACGCGTTCGATGATTCAGGCATGCGCCTGCCCGAGTGGCTGCCCGGCGTGTGTCGGTCCAGTAGCGAGCGTCAGCGAGCAGCAGACGCCGACCCGCAAGGATCTTGCGCTGACGGTCTTGCGGCTGTTGCAGGACGCGGCATGA
- a CDS encoding ribonuclease H-like domain-containing protein yields the protein MSAVDVLLRLRAQAGARTLGTPVPRAREPDYVAPTHGDAAREAEALVERLRAALARRAYHRDMEQLPGMQSTAVPDFDLGERIAPGLRLLQIDYPDPQATSIDLPWLEQTGVARADLAAFDIETTGMNAGVGVRAFLVGIADWCDDRLRVRQLLLESPAGEPHQLALLREWLLSKRVLLSYNGKSFDVPMMNGRYPLFGQAAPFADLAHLDLLTIVRRQLKDRLSNCKLGTVEREWLGLIRQHDLPSAEVPGAWRDWIRLGRDDRLKRAIAHHRQDVISLWQILNRLLAV from the coding sequence ATGAGTGCGGTCGATGTGCTGCTCAGGCTCCGTGCGCAAGCAGGTGCGCGGACATTGGGTACGCCTGTTCCGCGCGCACGCGAACCAGACTACGTGGCGCCGACACACGGCGATGCCGCTCGCGAAGCCGAAGCCCTGGTCGAACGTCTGCGTGCAGCGTTGGCGCGCCGCGCCTATCATCGCGACATGGAGCAATTGCCAGGCATGCAATCCACGGCCGTACCCGATTTCGATCTGGGCGAGCGCATTGCGCCCGGCTTAAGGCTGTTGCAGATCGACTATCCGGATCCGCAAGCGACCAGCATTGATCTGCCTTGGCTCGAACAGACCGGCGTGGCGCGCGCCGACCTTGCCGCCTTCGACATCGAAACCACCGGTATGAATGCAGGGGTTGGTGTGCGGGCGTTTCTGGTTGGCATTGCCGATTGGTGTGACGACCGGCTCCGCGTGCGGCAGTTGTTGCTGGAGTCGCCGGCAGGCGAACCGCATCAGCTGGCATTACTGCGCGAATGGCTGCTCAGCAAACGGGTCCTGCTGAGCTACAACGGCAAAAGCTTTGACGTGCCGATGATGAACGGCCGCTATCCCTTGTTCGGCCAAGCTGCGCCATTCGCCGATCTCGCCCACCTGGACTTGCTGACAATCGTGCGTCGCCAGCTGAAGGACCGCCTCAGCAACTGCAAGCTCGGCACAGTCGAGCGCGAATGGCTCGGATTGATCCGCCAACACGATCTGCCCAGTGCCGAAGTCCCCGGGGCGTGGCGCGATTGGATTCGCCTGGGTCGGGACGACCGCTTGAAACGCGCGATCGCGCATCATCGGCAAGACGTGATCAGCCTGTGGCAAATCTTGAACCGTTTGCTGGCCGTTTGA
- a CDS encoding ACT domain-containing protein — protein MSQPISDLATLLASMQPELRPGVFVYVRGAPGAVAPEAAIEAMVEEPEGPTWVIAEADAERLGLPVLFRAAWITLTVHSDLAACGLTAAFSKALADAGISCNVLAGAVHDHLLVPIEQAQAAMHCLQQLSAQQPVSPLTESACANCGATMSGAFCAACGQARFVEADRRLSHLLKQAFDNLTDFDSRLWRSLLNLWFRPGRLTRDYLNGRRQFWMPPISLFLLANVLYFFAPAITDFELPFVDQVPGPLMLEVLQAERTIPPDEAARMAENSGQMHSRWTAKWVKERVAARDAGAKAADPSGHYTMADYARAYDARSPDISKLLIIVHVPIMALVLSLLLLPLRRYFAEHMVIAFHVFTFILFDVVLLVQGMAWLAERWGWPLYYPILGALSLLPIWYGAETLRKSLDLSAIVAYPVAFALMLGLVLGNISIYRFVQFALIFALT, from the coding sequence ATGAGCCAACCCATCTCGGATCTGGCCACCCTGCTTGCCAGCATGCAACCTGAGTTGCGTCCGGGCGTGTTTGTCTACGTTCGCGGGGCTCCTGGCGCGGTAGCGCCCGAGGCTGCGATCGAAGCGATGGTTGAGGAGCCAGAAGGGCCGACTTGGGTCATTGCCGAAGCTGACGCCGAACGGCTAGGGCTGCCAGTGTTGTTCCGCGCGGCGTGGATCACGCTGACCGTGCATTCTGACTTGGCTGCCTGCGGCCTGACCGCAGCGTTCTCGAAGGCGCTGGCCGACGCCGGCATCAGTTGCAACGTGCTGGCGGGGGCCGTTCATGATCACTTGCTGGTTCCGATCGAACAGGCGCAGGCGGCCATGCATTGCCTGCAGCAGTTGTCCGCCCAACAGCCTGTAAGTCCTCTGACGGAATCAGCATGCGCGAACTGCGGCGCCACCATGAGCGGCGCATTCTGTGCAGCATGTGGTCAGGCGCGCTTTGTCGAGGCCGATCGTCGACTCTCACATCTCTTGAAGCAGGCGTTCGACAACCTGACGGATTTCGATAGTCGTCTTTGGCGTAGCCTGCTCAACCTATGGTTCCGGCCCGGCCGATTGACGCGCGACTATCTCAATGGTCGTCGGCAATTCTGGATGCCGCCCATCTCGTTATTCCTGCTGGCCAATGTGCTGTACTTTTTTGCGCCCGCGATCACCGATTTCGAGTTGCCGTTTGTTGATCAAGTGCCCGGTCCGCTGATGCTGGAAGTGCTGCAAGCTGAGCGGACAATCCCGCCAGATGAGGCCGCCAGAATGGCCGAAAACAGCGGACAGATGCACAGCCGCTGGACGGCGAAATGGGTCAAAGAGCGTGTGGCGGCAAGGGATGCCGGGGCGAAAGCGGCCGACCCATCGGGTCACTACACCATGGCGGACTATGCCCGTGCGTACGATGCCCGATCGCCCGACATCAGCAAACTCTTGATCATCGTGCACGTGCCGATCATGGCGTTGGTACTCAGCCTGCTGCTGTTGCCGTTGCGCCGCTATTTTGCCGAACACATGGTCATCGCATTCCATGTGTTCACGTTCATTCTCTTCGATGTCGTGCTGCTGGTGCAGGGCATGGCCTGGTTGGCCGAGCGCTGGGGCTGGCCGCTGTACTACCCGATCCTCGGGGCGCTTAGTTTGCTACCGATTTGGTACGGTGCCGAGACGCTGCGGAAGAGTCTTGATCTGTCCGCGATCGTTGCGTATCCGGTCGCGTTCGCGTTGATGCTGGGGTTGGTTCTCGGCAATATCTCGATCTACCGGTTCGTGCAATTCGCGCTGATCTTTGCGTTGACGTGA